The following are encoded together in the Humulus lupulus chromosome 5, drHumLupu1.1, whole genome shotgun sequence genome:
- the LOC133779110 gene encoding uncharacterized protein LOC133779110, with amino-acid sequence MRVNDQQVTFNVFNSMKFPNEKEECSSLSVLDTIVAEALLKETCIDGLGVISLEELEEISEEEDTQVTWVESKQPFTKVGRNFESLELSERNFKPSKPSIQEPPKLELKPLPSHLKYAYLGCEETLPVIISALLGVEKENLLLDVLKKCKKAIGWTIDDIKGISLSLCMHKILLEDSCSNSVEQQRRLNPIMKEVVKKEVIKWLDVGIIYPISDSSWVSSVQCVPKKGGVTVVVNDNNELISTRTVTGWRVCMYYRKLNKATRKDHFPLPFIDQMLDRLAGKEYYCFLDGYSSYNKISIAPKDQGKTKFTCPYGTFSFWRMPFSLCNAPATFQHCMTTIFSDIVEETLEVFIDDFSVFGESFAPCLANLQKVLERCEETNLVLNWEKCHFMV; translated from the coding sequence ATGAGAGTAAATGACCAACAAGTGACCTTTAATGTGTTCAACTCTATGAAGTTCCCGAATGAGAAAGAGGAATGCTCTTCTTTGAGTGTTCTTGATACTATAGTAGCTGAAGCATTGCTAAAAGAAACTTGTATAGATGGGTTGGGAGTAATTTCACTTGAAGAGCTAGAAGAAATAAGTGAAGAGGAAGATACCCAAGTTACATGGGTAGAATCCAAGCAGCCTTTTACTAAAGTGGGAAGGAATTTTGAGTCCTTAGAGTTATCAGAAAGAAATTTCAAGCCTTCCAAACCATCTATTCAAGAACCACCAAAGTTGGAATTGAAGCCTTTGCCTAGTcatttgaagtatgcttatttggGGTGTGAAGAGACTTTACCGGTGATTATTTCTGCATTGTTGGGAGTTGAAAAAGAGAATCTGCTGCTGGATGTGTTGAAGAAATGCAAGAAGGCTATTGGTTGGACTATAGATGATATAAAGGGTATAAGTCTCTCACTTTGTATGCATAAGATTTTGCTGGAAGATTCCTGTAGCAATTCTGTTGAACAACAACGAAGGCTTAATCCCATTATGAAGGAAGTGGTAAAAAAGGAAGTGATTAAGTGGCTTGATGTTGGTATTATATACCCAATCTCAGATAGTTCGTGGGTCAGCTCGGTTCAATGTGTTCCCAAGAAAGGGGGAGTCACGGTGGTAGTTAATGACAACAATGAGTTGATTTCGACAAGGACGGTGACAGGTTGGCGTGTTTGTATGTATTATCGGAAGCTAAATAAAGCAACAAGAAAAGATCATTTCCCGctgccttttattgatcaaatgcttgatagACTAGCGGGAAAGGAGTATTATTGCTTTTTGGATGGGTATTCAAGCTACAATAAAATTTCCATCGCCCCTAAAGATCAAGGAAAAACTAAGTTTACCTGCCCATATGGGACATTTTCTTTCTGGAGGATGCCCTTTAGTTTATGCAATGCGCCCGCTACATTTCAACATTGCATGACGACTATTTTTTCAGATATAGTAGAGGAAACTCTTGAGGTGTTCATAGATGATTTTTCGGTGTTTGGTGAATCTTTTGCTCCTTGTTTGGCTAATCTTCAGAAAGTGTTAGAGagatgtgaagaaacaaacttggtgcttaattgggaaaagtgTCATTTTATGGTGTAA